Proteins found in one Patescibacteria group bacterium genomic segment:
- a CDS encoding PD-(D/E)XK nuclease family protein — MTKVVKDQQKIDYDKIYSPTKLNLFEECPQQYFFSYLDPVKRKMKTKLKQMPENIYSFHTLGKAVHNAITSYYYLPLAHRTKENLMKKLAETWLSEARWNKKPPLLEWGGFESLEEERGVYAEGIRMLRNFLKMAEENPAIHYLPTEDFLHSIKDYQDLIVPLTDDYDISGKFDLITKNKDSLHIIDFKTSKKEETNPFQLDFYQLLAESNFDQPVKKTSFFFLKSGKKKSFKIEKKSEVIKDKVLEKIEKIKETADWQPRPSKLCKYCLFTSFCPAKNKVKELTKKVNEEELYSDDLPF; from the coding sequence ATGACTAAAGTAGTTAAAGACCAACAAAAAATTGATTACGATAAGATTTACTCTCCGACTAAATTAAATCTTTTTGAGGAGTGTCCTCAACAATATTTTTTTTCCTATCTTGATCCCGTCAAAAGGAAGATGAAGACCAAGTTAAAACAGATGCCAGAGAATATTTATTCTTTCCATACTCTCGGTAAAGCGGTCCATAATGCGATTACCTCTTATTATTACCTGCCCTTAGCCCATCGAACAAAAGAAAATTTAATGAAAAAATTAGCCGAAACTTGGCTCAGTGAAGCCAGGTGGAACAAAAAACCACCTTTATTAGAATGGGGTGGGTTTGAAAGTCTTGAAGAAGAAAGAGGGGTTTATGCTGAGGGAATTAGGATGTTAAGAAATTTTTTAAAGATGGCTGAGGAAAATCCAGCCATTCATTATCTGCCGACCGAAGATTTTCTTCATTCAATCAAAGATTATCAGGATTTAATTGTTCCCTTAACTGATGATTATGACATTAGCGGTAAGTTTGATTTGATTACCAAGAATAAGGATAGCCTTCATATTATTGATTTTAAAACCTCAAAAAAAGAAGAAACCAACCCCTTTCAGTTGGATTTTTACCAATTATTGGCGGAATCAAATTTTGACCAGCCAGTCAAGAAAACCAGTTTTTTCTTTTTAAAATCAGGTAAAAAAAAGAGCTTTAAAATAGAAAAGAAAAGCGAGGTGATTAAAGATAAAGTTTTAGAGAAAATAGAGAAAATAAAAGAGACTGCAGATTGGCAGCCCCGACCAAGCAAACTCTGTAAATATTGTCTTTTTACGAGTTTTTGTCCTGCTAAAAACAAGGTCAAAGAATTAACTAAAAAAGTTAATGAAGAAGAACTTTACTCTGATGATTTGCCTTTTTGA